The following is a genomic window from Janibacter sp. DB-40.
GCCCTGGTCGCCCCGGCCTCCGTCTCGCAGTCGTCCGAGGGGACCCAGCGGATGCGCACCCGGGCGTCGTTGTGGAAGCCACCGGCGCGCAGCGCCTCGGTCACCGACAGGTAGGCGTCCGGCAGGTCGATGTACTTGCCGACGAGGGCCACCTCGACCTCGTGGGCGGGCTGGTGCACCCGGCGCAGCAGGGTGTCCCAGCTGTCCCAGTCGACATCGGTGAAGTTCACCCCGAGGCGACGGATGACGAAGGTGTCGAGGCGCTCGCGGTGGAGCACCTTGGGGATGTCGTAGATGCTCGGGGCGTCGACGCAGGCGGCCACCCCGTCCTTCTCGACGTCACAGCTCATCGAGATCTTGCGCTTGATGTCGGTGGAGATCTCCCGGTCGGCGCGCAGCACGAGGGCGTCGGGCTGGATACCGACCTGACGCAGCGCGGCGACGGAGTGCTGCGTCGGCTTGGTCTTCATCTCGCCGCTGGGTGCGATGTACGGCACGAGCGAGACGTGCAGGAAGAAGCAGTTGTCCCGACCGAGCTCGTGGCGCACCTGTCGGGCGGCCTCGAGGAAGGGCAGCGACTCGATGTCACCGACGGTGCCGCCGATCTCGGTGATGATGATGTCCGGAGCGCTCGCGTCCTCGACGCCGGGGCTGCCGGCGGCGGGGGCACGCATCCGCGAGATGATCTCGTTGGTGATGTGCGGGATGACCTGCACGGTGTCGCCGAGGTACTCCCCCTTGCGCTCCCGGGCGATCACCCGGCTGTAGACCTGGCCGGTCGTGACATTGGCCGAGCCGTTGAGGTTCCGGTCGAGGAAGCGTTCGTAGTGACCGATGTCCAGATCGGTCTCCGCGCCGTCCTCGGTGACGAAGACCTCACCGTGCTGGAAGGGGTTCATGGTCCCCGGGTCCACGTTGAGGTACGGGTCGAGCTTCTGCATCGTGACCGAGAGGCCACGTGCGCGTAGGAGATGTCCCAGGCTCGAGGCCGTCAGGCCCTTGCCGAGTGAGGAGACGACTCCTCCGGTCACGAAGATGTGTTTCGTCAGTGCCACCACGGGCTTTCACTCTACGTCACCGAAGCGGTTCTTCGTACCTCGGGGCGTCGTGGGTCGGGCCAGGATCTGCCGCGGCACCTCAGGAGGGCCTGGCGGCCGTCCCGCGGCACTGCTCGAGGAGCTCGCGCGCGTGGGTGAGGCCGA
Proteins encoded in this region:
- a CDS encoding CTP synthase: MVALTKHIFVTGGVVSSLGKGLTASSLGHLLRARGLSVTMQKLDPYLNVDPGTMNPFQHGEVFVTEDGAETDLDIGHYERFLDRNLNGSANVTTGQVYSRVIARERKGEYLGDTVQVIPHITNEIISRMRAPAAGSPGVEDASAPDIIITEIGGTVGDIESLPFLEAARQVRHELGRDNCFFLHVSLVPYIAPSGEMKTKPTQHSVAALRQVGIQPDALVLRADREISTDIKRKISMSCDVEKDGVAACVDAPSIYDIPKVLHRERLDTFVIRRLGVNFTDVDWDSWDTLLRRVHQPAHEVEVALVGKYIDLPDAYLSVTEALRAGGFHNDARVRIRWVPSDDCETEAGATRALGGVDAVLVPGGFGVRGIEGKLGALRWARERQVPTLGICLGLQCMVIEYARNVAGIEGASSTEFDNASVAPVIATMEEQKSFVDGEGDLGGTMRLGSYPADLREGSVTARAYGSTTVTERHRHRYEVNNAYLGQLEEAGLVVSGTHPQLGLVEFVELPPEVHPYYVSTQAHPEFKSRPDKAHPLFSGLIGAAVQAQRDARLVEVEQPPVEASVVADETV